Proteins found in one Tamandua tetradactyla isolate mTamTet1 chromosome 3, mTamTet1.pri, whole genome shotgun sequence genomic segment:
- the G6PC2 gene encoding glucose-6-phosphatase 2 isoform X1: protein MDFFHRNGVLVIQHLQKDYRAYYDFLNFMSNVGDPRNIFSIYFPLWFQLNQTVGTKMIWVAVMGDWFNLIFKWILFGHRPYWWVQETQMYPNHSSPCLEQFPTTCETGPGSPSGHAMGSACVWYVMVTAALSYTVSPKEKSSITLYRLTWSFLWSLFWLIQISVCISRVFIATHFPHQVILGVIGGMLVAEAFEHTPGIQTASLSTYLKTNLFLFLFALGFYLLLRQLDIDLLWSVPIAKKWCANPDWIHIDTTPFAGLVRNLGVLFGLGFAINSEMYLMSCRGEKGYRPSFRLLCAMASLTALQLYHLIKIPTHVEHLFYVLSFCKSASIPLTVVALIPYCIHMLMKPSEKKD from the exons ATGGATTTCTTTCACAGGAATGGAGTTCTTGTTATTCAGCATTTGCAGAAGGACTACCGGGCTTACTAcgattttctaaattttatgtcCAATGTTGGAGACCCCCGGAatatcttttctatttattttccacTTTGGTTTCAGCTTAATCAGACAGTTGGAACTAAGATGATATGGGTGGCAGTCATGGGGGATTGGTTCAATCTTATATTTAAATG gATATTATTTGGTCATCGGCCTTACTGGTGGGTCCAAGAAACTCAGATGTACCCAAATCACTCAAGTCCATGTCTTGAGCAATTCCCCACTACGTGTGAAACAGGTCCAG GAAGTCCATCTGGCCACGCAATGGGCTCAGCGTGTGTCTGGTATGTCATGGTGACAGCTGCCCTGAGCTACACTGTCAGCCCCAAGGAGAAGTCGTCTATTACTCTGTACAG ACTGACCTGGTCATTTCTCTGGAGTCTGTTTTGGTTGATTCAAATCAGTGTCTGCATCTCCAGAGTCTTCATAGCAACACATTTTCCTCATCAAGTTATTCTTGGAGTAATTGGTG GCATGCTGGTGGCAGAGGCCTTTGAACACACTCCAGGCATTCAAACAGCCAGCCTGAGCACATACCTGAAGACCAACCTCTTCCTCTTCCTGTTTGCACTTGGCTTTTACCTGCTTCTCAGACAGCTTGACATTGACCTGCTGTGGTCTGTGCCCATAGCCAAAAAGTGGTGTGCCAACCCCGATTGGATCCACATTGACACCACACCTTTTGCTGGACTCGTGAGAAACCTCGGGGTCCTCTTTGGCTTGGGCTTTGCAATCAACTCTGAGATGTACCTCATGAGCTGCAGAGGGGAAAAGGGTTACCGGCCCAGCTTCCGACTGCTCTGTGCCATGGCTTCACTGACCGCACTGCAGCTCTATCATCTCATCAAGATCCCAACTCATGTGGAGCATTTATTTTATGTGCTGTCGTTTTGTAAAAGTGCATCTATTCCACTGACTGTGGTTGCTTTGATTCCCTACTGTATTCATATGTTAATGAAACCAAGTGAAAAAAAGGATTAA
- the G6PC2 gene encoding glucose-6-phosphatase 2 isoform X2 → MDFFHRNGVLVIQHLQKDYRAYYDFLNFMSNVGDPRNIFSIYFPLWFQLNQTVGTKMIWVAVMGDWFNLIFKWILFGHRPYWWVQETQMYPNHSSPCLEQFPTTCETGPGSPSGHAMGSACVWYVMVTAALSYTVSPKEKSSITLYRHAGGRGL, encoded by the exons ATGGATTTCTTTCACAGGAATGGAGTTCTTGTTATTCAGCATTTGCAGAAGGACTACCGGGCTTACTAcgattttctaaattttatgtcCAATGTTGGAGACCCCCGGAatatcttttctatttattttccacTTTGGTTTCAGCTTAATCAGACAGTTGGAACTAAGATGATATGGGTGGCAGTCATGGGGGATTGGTTCAATCTTATATTTAAATG gATATTATTTGGTCATCGGCCTTACTGGTGGGTCCAAGAAACTCAGATGTACCCAAATCACTCAAGTCCATGTCTTGAGCAATTCCCCACTACGTGTGAAACAGGTCCAG GAAGTCCATCTGGCCACGCAATGGGCTCAGCGTGTGTCTGGTATGTCATGGTGACAGCTGCCCTGAGCTACACTGTCAGCCCCAAGGAGAAGTCGTCTATTACTCTGTACAG GCATGCTGGTGGCAGAGGCCTTTGA